The genomic segment GCGCCCAGGTCGCGGAGCGTGGACGCCGCGGCGAGGGTGATCTGTTCGCCGTGGCCGCGGCGGCGGTGGTCGCGGTGTACGCCCATCGGTTCGAGGATCCCCGGCCTGCCCGGGCCCGCCGACCAGACCGTCACCGCCGCGACCGCGTCGCCCCCGTCGTCGTACGCGAGCAGGCAGCGCGCGTCGGCGAACGGGACGCCGGACGCCGTCGTGTGCCAGCTGTCCGCCGTGAACCTCGAACCCTCGAACGCCGCCCCGAGCAGGGCCGCGAACGCGTCGGCCTGCGCCGGACCGACCTCCTCGATGCGCAGGTCAGGGGTGCGGACCGGGGCGGTGAGGTCGCGGCGCAGCGGGGTCCACGGGTCGTCGAGGGGCCAGCCGTGCTCGGCGCCCAGGAGGTCCGGGAAGAGGGTGTTCGGGGGTGCCTCGATGTTCACGCGGCCCTCGGGCAGTACGCCGCGCGCCGGATCGGTCACATCGGCGACCAACTGCCGTGCCAGC from the Streptomyces venezuelae genome contains:
- a CDS encoding GNAT family N-acetyltransferase, translating into MTIELNVPGVDGLTEAVGVLREWQYEGAPTQLHPGDIGWFWRAGAEATAAAVRTWSRSGRILAVGLLDGPDLLRLTTAPDARQDEELARQLVADVTDPARGVLPEGRVNIEAPPNTLFPDLLGAEHGWPLDDPWTPLRRDLTAPVRTPDLRIEEVGPAQADAFAALLGAAFEGSRFTADSWHTTASGVPFADARCLLAYDDGGDAVAAVTVWSAGPGRPGILEPMGVHRDHRRRGHGEQITLAAASTLRDLGASSALVATPSSNKAAVATYESAGFERHPETRDRYRAA